One Burkholderia cepacia genomic window carries:
- a CDS encoding alpha/beta fold hydrolase: METNVTAVPPASPQSAHPVFVLVHGAWHGAWCYAHVAAALAERGHLSIARDLPAHGINARFPASYFTRPLDKDAFGAEPSPVANTTLDDYATQVMQAVDDAYALGHGKVVLVGHSMGGLAITAAAERAPEKIAKIVYLAAFMPASGVPGLDYVRAPENKGEMLGPLMLASPRVAGALRIDPRSGDAAYRALAKRALYDDVPQADFEAVANLMTCDVPAAPFATAIPTTAARWGAIDRHYIKCLQDRVILPALQQRFIDEADAFAPGNPTHVHQLDTSHSPFVSQPAVLAGVLADIAKS; the protein is encoded by the coding sequence ATGGAGACGAACGTGACAGCCGTGCCACCCGCATCCCCGCAGTCCGCCCATCCCGTTTTCGTGCTCGTGCACGGCGCCTGGCACGGCGCGTGGTGCTACGCGCACGTTGCGGCCGCGCTGGCGGAGCGCGGCCACCTGTCGATCGCGCGCGACCTGCCCGCGCACGGCATCAACGCCCGCTTTCCGGCTTCCTACTTCACCCGCCCGCTCGACAAGGATGCGTTCGGCGCCGAGCCGTCGCCGGTCGCGAACACGACGCTCGACGATTACGCGACGCAGGTCATGCAGGCGGTCGACGACGCGTACGCGCTCGGCCACGGCAAGGTCGTGCTCGTCGGGCACAGCATGGGCGGCCTCGCGATCACGGCGGCGGCCGAACGCGCGCCCGAAAAAATCGCGAAGATCGTCTATCTCGCGGCCTTCATGCCCGCGTCGGGCGTGCCGGGCCTCGACTACGTGCGCGCGCCCGAGAACAAGGGTGAAATGCTCGGCCCGCTGATGCTGGCGAGCCCGCGCGTCGCCGGTGCGCTGCGCATCGACCCGCGCAGCGGTGACGCCGCGTATCGCGCGCTCGCGAAGCGCGCGCTGTACGACGACGTGCCGCAGGCCGACTTCGAGGCCGTCGCGAACCTGATGACCTGCGACGTGCCGGCCGCGCCGTTCGCGACCGCGATCCCGACGACGGCCGCGCGCTGGGGCGCAATCGACCGCCACTACATCAAGTGCCTGCAGGATCGCGTGATCCTGCCCGCGTTGCAGCAGCGCTTCATCGACGAAGCCGACGCGTTCGCGCCCGGCAACCCGACCCACGTGCACCAGCTCGACACCAGCCATTCGCCGTTCGTGTCGCAGCCGGCCGTCCTGGCCGGCGTGCTGGCCGACATCGCGAAAAGCTGA
- a CDS encoding GGDEF domain-containing protein, producing the protein MTAATPSLSDLVIERVGFGLFVLDRAMTVLMWNRFMQDHSGIPAADVIGRNLFDCFPDLPRAWLSRKLESVFQLGSFAFSSWEQRPYLFRFEHDRPITGGVDYMQQDCTFMPLTRGRDVEAVCVTISDVTHVSVMQREREEAVAKLREHANRDGLTGIANRRFFEARLGDEFARWQRYGGDMSVLLFDLDHFKTINDRFGHAAGDAVLRETARRVASIVRAQDTFGRFGGEEFALLLPCTNLDEAMRVADKVRDAIGSVPVDAEGVSVPVTASVGGACAKPGAPTCDVLVNEADAALYRAKRLGRDRSVAYA; encoded by the coding sequence ATGACGGCCGCGACGCCGTCGCTGAGCGATCTCGTGATCGAGCGGGTGGGCTTCGGCCTGTTCGTGCTCGACCGCGCGATGACCGTGCTGATGTGGAATCGCTTCATGCAGGACCACAGCGGCATCCCGGCCGCCGACGTGATCGGCCGCAACCTGTTCGACTGTTTTCCCGACCTGCCGCGCGCGTGGCTGTCGCGCAAGCTCGAGAGCGTGTTCCAGCTCGGCAGCTTCGCGTTCAGCTCGTGGGAGCAGCGGCCCTACCTGTTCCGCTTCGAGCACGACCGGCCGATTACGGGCGGCGTCGACTACATGCAGCAGGACTGCACGTTCATGCCGCTCACGCGCGGCCGCGACGTCGAAGCCGTGTGCGTGACGATCTCGGACGTCACGCACGTGAGCGTGATGCAGCGCGAGCGCGAGGAAGCGGTCGCGAAGCTGCGCGAACACGCGAATCGGGACGGCCTGACCGGCATCGCGAACCGGCGCTTCTTCGAGGCGCGGCTCGGCGACGAATTCGCGCGCTGGCAGCGCTACGGCGGCGACATGTCGGTGCTGCTGTTCGACCTCGACCACTTCAAGACGATCAACGACCGTTTCGGGCATGCGGCCGGCGACGCCGTGCTGCGCGAGACGGCGCGTCGCGTCGCGTCGATCGTGCGTGCGCAGGATACGTTCGGCCGCTTCGGCGGCGAGGAATTCGCGCTGCTGCTGCCGTGCACGAATCTCGACGAGGCGATGCGCGTGGCCGACAAGGTGCGCGATGCGATCGGCAGCGTGCCGGTCGATGCCGAGGGCGTCAGCGTGCCGGTGACGGCGAGCGTCGGCGGCGCGTGTGCAAAGCCGGGTGCGCCCACTTGCGACGTGCTCGTCAACGAGGCCGACGCCGCGCTCTATCGCGCGAAGCGGCTCGGGCGCGACCGTTCGGTGGCCTACGCGTAG
- a CDS encoding chemotaxis protein CheC, with amino-acid sequence MPDSVFTAEQRDALQEIANLAMGRAAARLALLLGRFIELSVPRVRVVKATDAGDALREMTGIYDNVTAVRQGFRSDIKGEAIVLCRTAGIARLMSVVDRTFGEGVYGGMATPDEVVFDVANVLMGACVASILDELGRKPVFFPPGLLGANVSFDDVFQPTELAWSVALLLEVNFGLEDHAFRAHFVMLMAEDSIRLMGDALDALLSAL; translated from the coding sequence ATGCCTGACTCGGTGTTCACGGCGGAGCAACGCGACGCGTTGCAGGAGATCGCCAACCTCGCAATGGGCCGTGCCGCCGCACGGCTCGCGTTGTTGCTCGGGCGCTTCATCGAACTGTCGGTGCCGCGCGTGCGGGTCGTGAAAGCGACCGACGCGGGCGACGCGCTGCGCGAGATGACGGGCATCTACGACAACGTGACCGCCGTGCGCCAGGGCTTCCGTTCCGACATCAAGGGCGAGGCGATCGTGTTGTGCCGTACCGCGGGCATCGCGCGGCTCATGTCGGTCGTCGACCGCACGTTCGGCGAAGGCGTGTACGGCGGGATGGCGACACCCGACGAAGTCGTGTTCGACGTCGCGAACGTGCTGATGGGCGCCTGCGTCGCCTCGATCCTCGACGAGCTCGGCCGCAAGCCCGTGTTCTTTCCGCCGGGGCTGCTCGGCGCGAACGTGTCGTTCGACGACGTCTTCCAGCCGACCGAGCTGGCATGGAGCGTGGCCTTGCTGCTCGAGGTGAACTTCGGGCTCGAGGACCACGCGTTCCGGGCGCACTTCGTGATGCTGATGGCCGAGGATTCGATCCGGCTGATGGGCGACGCGCTCGACGCGTTGCTGTCCGCGCTATGA
- a CDS encoding response regulator, producing MPLPIVIADDSLLARKLLTKALPGGWDVDVAYAANGREALALYRDGKASVMFLDLTMPDMSGYQVLETLRHEDMNTFVIVVSADIQPQAQARVRELGAIAFVAKPVTSEALLPILKEYGLYA from the coding sequence ATGCCTTTGCCGATTGTAATTGCCGACGATTCGCTGCTCGCTCGCAAACTTCTGACAAAGGCGCTGCCGGGAGGCTGGGACGTCGATGTCGCGTATGCCGCGAATGGTCGAGAGGCCTTGGCGCTCTATCGTGACGGCAAAGCTTCCGTAATGTTTCTGGACCTGACGATGCCCGACATGAGCGGATATCAGGTGCTGGAGACACTGCGCCACGAAGATATGAACACGTTCGTGATCGTGGTATCCGCCGATATCCAGCCGCAGGCGCAAGCACGCGTGCGCGAATTGGGCGCGATCGCATTCGTTGCCAAGCCCGTGACGTCGGAGGCATTGCTGCCCATTCTCAAGGAGTATGGGTTGTATGCCTGA